The proteins below come from a single Procambarus clarkii isolate CNS0578487 chromosome 44, FALCON_Pclarkii_2.0, whole genome shotgun sequence genomic window:
- the LOC138350211 gene encoding ribosome-binding protein 1-like produces the protein MVTATRCKERVILFQLHWESIQKVSAALQTTERFTENVASKQPNDSKGTRDSLKLDSLQQGAVSGTALQQDAVSGTALQQDAVSGTALQQDAVSGTALQQGAVSGTALQQDAVSGTALQQGAVSGTALQQDAVSGTALQQGAVSGTALQQGAVSGTALQQGAVSGTALQQDAVSGTVLQQDAVSGTALQQGAVSGTALQQDAVSGTAPQQDAVSGTAPQQGAVSGTAPQQGAVSGTALQQDAVSGTAPQQDAVSGTAPQQGAVSGTALQQDAVSGTALQQDAVSGTALQQDAVSGTAPQQDAVSGTALQQDAVSGTALQQDAVSGTALQQGAVSGTALQQDAVSGTALQQDAVSGTALQQGAVSGTALQQDAVSGTALQQDAVSGTALQQDAVSGTALQQDAVSGTALQQDAVSGTALQQDAVSGTALQQDAVSGTALQQDAVSGTAPQQGAVSGTALQQGAVLGTAPQQSAVSGTALQQDAVSGTAPQQGAVSGTALQQGAVSGTAPQQGAVSGTALQQDAVSGTALQQDAVSGTALQQGAVSGTAPQQGAVSGTALQQDAVSGTALQQDAVSGTALQQDAVSGTALQQGAVSGTAPL, from the exons ATGGTTACAGCCACT AGGTGCAAGGAGCGAGTGATACTCTTCCAACTCcactgggaaagcatccagaaagttagTGCAGCTTTACAAACAACTGAAAGGTTCACAGAAAATGTAGCCTCAAAACAGCCAAATGACTCAAAAGGAACAAGGGATTCACTCAAATTAGATT CGCTGCAGCAGGGTGCTGTGTCGGGGACGGCGCTGCAGCAGGATGCTGTGTCGGGGACGGCGCTGCAGCAGGATGCTGTGTCGGGGACGGCGCTGCAGCAGGATGCTGTGTCGGGGACGGCGCTGCAGCAGGGTGCTGTGTCGGGGACGGCGCTGCAGCAGGATGCTGTGTCGGGGACGGCGCTGCAGCAGGGTGCTGTGTCGGGGACGGCGCTGCAGCAGGATGCTGTGTCGGGGACGGCGCTGCAGCAGGGTGCTGTGTCGGGGACGGCGCTGCAGCAGGGTGCTGTGTCGGGGACAGCGCTGCAGCAGGGTGCTGTGTCGGGGACGGCGCTGCAGCAGGATGCTGTGTCGGGGACGGTGCTGCAGCAGGATGCTGTGTCGGGGACGGCGCTGCAGCAGGGTGCTGTGTCGGGGACGGCGCTGCAGCAGGATGCTGTGTCGGGGACAGCGCCACAGCAGGATGCTGTGTCGGGGACAGCGCCACAGCAGGGTGCTGTGTCGGGGACGGCACCACAGCAGGGTGCTGTGTCGGGGACGGCGCTGCAGCAGGATGCTGTGTCGGGGACAGCGCCACAGCAGGATGCTGTGTCGGGGACAGCGCCACAGCAGGGTGCTGTGTCGGGGACGGCGCTGCAGCAGGATGCTGTGTCGGGGACGGCGCTGCAGCAGGATGCTGTGTCGGGGACGGCGCTGCAGCAGGATGCTGTGTCGGGGACAGCGCCACAGCAGGATGCTGTGTCGGGGACGGCGCTGCAGCAGGATGCTGTGTCGGGGACGGCGCTGCAGCAGGATGCTGTGTCGGGGACGGCGCTGCAGCAGGGTGCTGTGTCGGGGACGGCGCTGCAGCAGGATGCTGTGTCGGGGACGGCGCTGCAGCAGGATGCTGTGTCGGGGACGGCGCTGCAGCAGGGTGCTGTGTCGGGGACGGCGCTGCAGCAGGATGCTGTGTCGGGGACGGCGCTGCAGCAGGATGCTGTGTCGGGGACGGCGCTGCAGCAGGATGCTGTGTCGGGGACGGCGCTGCAGCAGGATGCTGTGTCGGGGACGGCGCTGCAGCAGGATGCTGTGTCGGGGACGGCGCTGCAGCAGGATGCTGTGTCGGGGACGGCGCTGCAGCAGGATGCTGTGTCGGGGACGGCGCTGCAGCAGGATGCTGTGTCGGGGACAGCGCCACAGCAGGGTGCTGTGTCGGGGACGGCGCTGCAGCAGGGTGCTGTGTTGGGGACAGCGCCACAGCAGAGTGCTGTGTCGGGGACGGCGCTGCAGCAGGATGCTGTGTCGGGGACAGCACCACAGCAGGGTGCTGTGTCGGGGACGGCGCTGCAGCAGGGTGCTGTGTCGGGGACAGCACCACAGCAGGGTGCTGTGTCGGGGACGGCGCTGCAGCAGGATGCTGTGTCGGGGACGGCGCTGCAGCAGGATGCTGTGTCGGGGACGGCGCTGCAGCAGGGTGCTGTGTCGGGGACAGCGCCACAGCAGGGTGCTGTGTCGGGGACGGCGCTGCAGCAGGATGCTGTGTCGGGGACGGCGCTGCAGCAGGATGCTGTGTCGGGGACGGCGCTGCAGCAGGATGCTGTGTCGGGGACGGCGCTGCAGCAGGGTGCTGTGTCGGGGACagcaccactgtag